The DNA segment TTGTAGGGGGTTATTACATTTCTCACATATTTTTCTCATTTCCAAAGCCATCTTTATCACTCCTTTAATGATTTTTCTTCATCAACTTTGCAATTTGCAGCTGGTCGGATTCTTGAGAAAGCTCTAGCTGCTTAATCACCAAATCCTGTCGTTCGACCGAATGGTTTTGACTTAATTTTGCTTTTCCTTCTATTTCAGTAATCTTGATTCTAAAAGCTACAATTCCTTTACTCATCCCAGCAATAAAGTTTCTATCAATCTCTTTGAAACGATAAGAGCTACCTGGCTTTTCGTACTTATCTACCATGCTAGAAAGGGCATCATGGATTTCTTGGTCATCGTTTAAAATCTCCACTTGTCCATAGACATGAACCGCTGCATAATTCCACGTTGGAACGGCTTGGGTGGATTCGTA comes from the Neobacillus sp. PS2-9 genome and includes:
- a CDS encoding FMN-binding negative transcriptional regulator, which produces MYIPKHFKIDDLESIYKIIEKNSFATLFSQHNGRPYATHLPLLLEKEEGVLYGHFARPNEQWKDIENQKVLVTFQGPHAYISPSWYESTQAVPTWNYAAVHVYGQVEILNDDQEIHDALSSMVDKYEKPGSSYRFKEIDRNFIAGMSKGIVAFRIKITEIEGKAKLSQNHSVERQDLVIKQLELSQESDQLQIAKLMKKNH